From the genome of Mycetocola spongiae, one region includes:
- a CDS encoding DedA family protein: protein MQFLTDAILAVATSPWIYLIVLGMVLVDGFFPPIPGETVLVAVAAIAMSSGSPNLWLLLLAGALGAAAGDNIAFALGRRVGTERFAWMRGARVAAALDFARRGLARRGTLLVLGGRYIPVGRLAINMTAGATGFPARRFAGLSLVAGALWSAHAVLIGVLAGHLTAGNPLFGAAIGIALALILGVIIDLIGRGRRALRRRRVERAGTAPTRAPGDAATAREIRDREIAALGAELRVENTADTGELEPLRR from the coding sequence ATGCAGTTCCTCACCGATGCCATCCTGGCCGTGGCCACCTCGCCGTGGATCTATCTGATCGTCCTGGGCATGGTGCTCGTGGACGGATTCTTCCCGCCGATTCCCGGCGAGACCGTGCTCGTGGCGGTGGCCGCGATCGCGATGAGCTCGGGCTCCCCCAATCTCTGGCTGCTCCTGCTCGCGGGGGCCCTCGGCGCGGCCGCGGGCGATAATATCGCCTTTGCGCTGGGTCGCCGGGTGGGCACCGAACGCTTCGCCTGGATGCGCGGTGCGCGGGTCGCGGCCGCGCTGGACTTTGCGCGGCGCGGGCTGGCCCGCCGCGGCACGCTGCTGGTGCTCGGCGGACGCTATATTCCCGTGGGGCGGCTCGCGATTAATATGACCGCGGGCGCCACCGGGTTTCCCGCGCGCCGCTTCGCCGGGCTGAGCCTGGTCGCGGGCGCGCTCTGGTCGGCCCATGCGGTGCTCATCGGCGTGCTGGCCGGGCACCTCACCGCCGGCAATCCCCTCTTTGGCGCGGCGATCGGCATCGCCCTCGCCCTGATTCTGGGCGTGATCATCGACCTGATCGGCCGCGGCCGCCGCGCGCTCCGGCGCCGCCGCGTCGAGCGGGCCGGGACCGCACCCACCCGGGCCCCCGGGGACGCGGCCACGGCGCGGGAGATCCGCGACCGCGAGATCGCTGCCCTCGGCGCGGAGCTGCGGGTGGAAAATACCGCCGATACGGGCGAGCTGGAGCCCCTGCGCCGATAG
- a CDS encoding antibiotic biosynthesis monooxygenase translates to MGHNAITVSIERTVDPARLDEATVWIQAGINLANKYPGFLGSGWVRSGEDATRWHMLYRFSDATTLDAWENSPERRWWLGTGSEFAHEDRTERRTGIEGWFDTPISVAAEDTIATVIVPPRWKQAVSIWVGFFPLNLAFTLLAVWLIPGWEDWGTAPRVLASTLVLTPIMAYWGLPTVTRILRPWLQRPPRQPRK, encoded by the coding sequence ATGGGACACAATGCCATTACGGTCTCCATCGAGCGCACGGTAGACCCCGCGCGGCTCGACGAGGCCACCGTCTGGATCCAGGCGGGAATTAATCTTGCAAATAAATACCCGGGCTTTCTCGGCTCCGGCTGGGTGCGCTCGGGGGAGGATGCCACACGCTGGCATATGCTCTACCGCTTTAGCGATGCCACCACGCTCGATGCCTGGGAAAACTCCCCCGAGCGCCGCTGGTGGTTGGGCACGGGAAGCGAGTTTGCGCACGAGGATCGCACCGAGCGCCGCACGGGCATCGAGGGCTGGTTTGATACGCCGATCAGCGTCGCGGCGGAGGACACCATCGCCACCGTGATCGTGCCGCCGCGCTGGAAACAGGCGGTGAGTATCTGGGTGGGCTTTTTCCCGCTTAACCTCGCGTTCACGCTGCTCGCGGTATGGCTGATCCCGGGCTGGGAGGACTGGGGAACCGCGCCGCGGGTCCTGGCAAGCACGCTTGTGCTCACGCCGATCATGGCGTACTGGGGCCTGCCCACCGTGACCCGGATTCTGCGGCCCTGGTTGCAGCGCCCGCCGCGGCAGCCGCGGAAATAG
- a CDS encoding GlsB/YeaQ/YmgE family stress response membrane protein — protein MNFIAFLILGLIAGSIAKAILPGRQNGGWFSTLILGVIGAVVGGWIGSLLFGAKVDAFWDLGSWVLAIVGSIVVLAIFGAITGRKKA, from the coding sequence ATGAATTTCATCGCTTTCCTTATTTTGGGTCTGATCGCCGGATCCATCGCGAAGGCCATTCTTCCCGGACGCCAGAACGGCGGGTGGTTCTCCACCCTGATTCTGGGAGTCATCGGAGCGGTTGTGGGTGGATGGATCGGCAGCCTCCTCTTCGGGGCAAAGGTAGACGCGTTCTGGGACCTGGGTAGCTGGGTCCTCGCGATCGTGGGATCGATTGTGGTCCTCGCCATCTTCGGGGCAATCACCGGACGCAAGAAGGCCTAG
- a CDS encoding DEAD/DEAH box helicase, translating to MPKNKNSAGGRPAKNYDPSYGKRPAKGGPKAGSRSPGHRGFREEPEGGPRKARWNADERTAGSRYSAEARSERSPQGFDRDDRSPRGAGRDARGGFDRNDRGPRKFDRDDRAPRSFDRNDRPARGGDDRAPRSFDRNDRGPARSFDRNERPARSFDRDDRGPRKFDRDDRAPRKFDRDDRAPRSFDRNDRGPARSFDRNERPARSFDRDDRGPRKFDRDDRAPRSFDRNERPARGGDDRAPRSFDRNDRGPARSFDRNERPARSFDRDDRAPRKFDRDDRAPRSFDRNERPARSFDRDDRAPRKFDRDDRAPRSFDRGERPARKFDRDERPARSSSMYPAKSGGFAPQDDVVLERLEADAIQAVDVEGVTFGDLGLGGNIVTALAELGAPSPFPIQAATIPDVLSGKDVLGRGRTGSGKTIAFGAPLVERLMENSGGKNRRPGRKPRALILAPTRELALQIDRTVQPIARSVGLFTTQIYGGVPQHRQVGALQRGVDIIVGTPGRMEDLINQGRLDLSEVSIIVLDEADHMCDLGFLEPVQRIIRQTADDSQKLLFSATLDKGVAMLVNEFLDKPAVHEVAGEDQASSTIDHRVLVVEHRDKDRMIEQLADREGKTLIFSRTRAYAERLTDQLEDAGIRAVALHGDLNQARRTRNLQQLTSGRVNVLVATDVAARGIHVDDIDLVVQADAPDEYKTYTHRAGRTGRAGKEGIVVTLIPRSRRRRMEELLGRAEIEAEFVDARLGDDIIEELAGRQAPIGKLDGTDRR from the coding sequence ATGCCTAAAAATAAGAACTCCGCCGGCGGACGTCCGGCCAAGAACTACGATCCCAGCTACGGCAAGCGCCCCGCCAAGGGTGGCCCCAAGGCCGGCAGCCGCAGCCCCGGACACCGCGGATTCCGCGAGGAGCCCGAGGGCGGCCCCCGCAAGGCCCGCTGGAACGCCGATGAGCGCACCGCCGGTTCGCGCTATTCGGCCGAGGCTCGTTCCGAGCGCTCGCCCCAGGGTTTTGACCGCGATGACCGTTCGCCGCGTGGCGCCGGTCGCGATGCCCGTGGCGGTTTTGACCGCAACGACCGCGGTCCCCGTAAATTTGATCGTGACGACCGGGCTCCCCGCTCGTTTGATCGCAACGATCGTCCCGCCCGTGGCGGCGATGATCGTGCGCCGCGCAGCTTTGATCGTAATGATCGTGGCCCGGCCCGTTCCTTTGACCGCAACGAGCGTCCCGCGCGTTCGTTTGACCGCGATGACCGCGGTCCCCGCAAGTTTGATCGTGACGACCGCGCCCCGCGCAAATTTGATCGCGACGACCGGGCTCCCCGCTCGTTTGACCGCAATGATCGTGGCCCGGCCCGTTCCTTTGATCGTAACGAGCGTCCCGCGCGTTCGTTTGATCGCGATGACCGCGGTCCCCGCAAGTTCGATCGTGACGACCGGGCTCCCCGTTCGTTTGATCGTAACGAGCGTCCCGCCCGTGGCGGCGATGATCGTGCGCCGCGCAGCTTTGATCGTAATGATCGTGGCCCGGCCCGCTCCTTTGATCGCAACGAGCGCCCCGCGCGTTCGTTTGACCGCGACGACCGCGCCCCGCGCAAGTTCGATCGCGACGACCGTGCTCCCCGCTCGTTTGACCGCAACGAGCGCCCCGCGCGTTCGTTTGACCGCGACGACCGCGCCCCCCGTAAGTTTGACCGCGACGACCGTGCTCCCCGCTCGTTTGACCGCGGCGAGCGTCCGGCCCGTAAATTTGATCGTGATGAGCGCCCCGCGCGCAGCTCCAGCATGTACCCCGCCAAGTCCGGTGGCTTCGCGCCGCAGGATGACGTGGTGCTGGAGCGCCTCGAGGCCGACGCGATCCAGGCCGTGGACGTCGAGGGCGTAACCTTCGGCGACCTGGGCCTCGGCGGCAATATCGTGACCGCCCTCGCCGAGCTGGGTGCCCCCAGCCCCTTCCCGATCCAGGCCGCGACCATCCCGGACGTGCTGTCCGGGAAGGACGTGCTGGGCCGCGGTCGCACCGGCTCGGGTAAGACCATTGCCTTTGGTGCCCCCCTCGTGGAGCGCCTGATGGAGAACAGCGGTGGCAAGAACCGTCGCCCGGGCCGCAAGCCCCGCGCGCTGATCCTCGCCCCGACCCGTGAGCTCGCGCTGCAGATCGACCGCACCGTGCAGCCCATCGCCCGCTCCGTGGGCCTGTTCACCACCCAGATTTATGGTGGAGTTCCCCAGCACCGCCAGGTGGGTGCGCTGCAGCGCGGCGTGGACATCATCGTGGGTACCCCGGGACGCATGGAGGACCTGATTAACCAGGGCCGCCTCGACCTGTCCGAGGTCTCGATCATCGTCCTCGACGAGGCCGACCACATGTGCGACCTGGGCTTCCTGGAGCCCGTGCAGCGCATCATCCGGCAGACCGCCGATGACAGCCAGAAGCTGCTGTTCTCGGCCACGCTGGATAAGGGTGTGGCGATGCTTGTGAACGAGTTCCTGGATAAGCCCGCCGTGCACGAGGTGGCCGGCGAGGACCAGGCGTCCTCGACCATCGACCACCGCGTGCTTGTGGTGGAGCACCGCGATAAGGATCGCATGATCGAGCAGCTCGCCGACCGCGAGGGCAAGACCCTGATCTTCTCGCGCACCCGCGCCTATGCCGAGCGCCTCACCGATCAGCTGGAGGACGCGGGAATCCGCGCCGTCGCGCTGCACGGAGACCTCAACCAGGCCCGCCGTACCCGCAACCTGCAGCAGCTGACAAGCGGCCGCGTGAACGTTCTGGTCGCCACCGATGTGGCCGCCCGCGGAATCCACGTGGACGATATTGATCTGGTTGTTCAGGCGGATGCGCCGGATGAGTATAAGACCTATACCCACCGTGCGGGTCGTACAGGTCGTGCGGGCAAGGAGGGAATCGTGGTCACCCTGATTCCCCGCTCGCGTCGCCGCCGCATGGAGGAGCTGCTCGGCCGCGCCGAGATCGAGGCCGAGTTTGTGGATGCCCGCCTCGGCGATGACATCATCGAGGAGCTGGCCGGCCGCCAGGCCCCGATCGGCAAGCTCGACGGCACCGACCGCCGCTAG